A region from the Sandaracinus amylolyticus genome encodes:
- a CDS encoding DUF502 domain-containing protein, which yields MSSSRRRRKEGPLARVARWFGQGLLVFVPTVGTLWTVWLVLSWLDSLIGIGIPGLGLVLTLALILVTGFVASNVAGQAVIGVLERGIAHLPVVSVLYSSIKDLLGAFVGDKKSFDRPAMVAVDASGLVKVFGFVTCDRFDDPRLAGHVAVYLPQAYNFAGNVIVVPRERVEFVDADPAQFMAFVVSGGVSAMHGARTVMDMSTIGGTRASQTSIR from the coding sequence ATGTCCTCGTCGCGGCGTCGTCGCAAGGAAGGGCCGCTCGCGCGCGTCGCGCGCTGGTTCGGTCAGGGATTGCTGGTGTTCGTGCCCACCGTCGGCACGCTGTGGACGGTCTGGCTCGTGCTGAGCTGGCTCGACTCGCTCATCGGGATCGGCATCCCGGGGCTCGGGCTCGTCCTCACGCTGGCGCTGATCCTCGTGACCGGGTTCGTCGCGTCGAACGTCGCTGGGCAAGCGGTGATCGGCGTGCTCGAGCGCGGCATCGCGCACCTGCCGGTGGTCAGCGTCCTGTACTCGAGCATCAAGGACCTGCTCGGCGCCTTCGTCGGCGACAAGAAGAGCTTCGATCGCCCGGCGATGGTCGCGGTCGACGCGAGCGGGCTCGTGAAGGTCTTCGGGTTCGTGACCTGCGATCGCTTCGACGATCCGCGCCTCGCGGGGCACGTCGCGGTGTACCTGCCGCAGGCCTACAACTTCGCGGGCAACGTCATCGTCGTGCCGCGCGAGCGCGTCGAGTTCGTCGACGCCGATCCCGCGCAGTTCATGGCGTTCGTCGTCTCCGGCGGCGTGAGCGCGATGCACGGCGCGCGCACCGTGATGGACATGTCGACGATCGGCGGCACCCGGGCGTCGCAGACGTCGATCCGCTGA
- a CDS encoding COX15/CtaA family protein — protein sequence MTETSRIASFARFSWGVLAYNLGVILWGAFVRATGSGAGCGSHWPDCNGEILPRAESIETAIELTHRLTSGLALVLVLVQVGWALRLFERGHLARRAAIAGVILMLTEAALGAGIVLLEYVADDASAGRAAWMALHLVNTFLLVAALALTAWWADAERASRALDAGGGVGWYVAIGALALVVTGMAGAVTALGDTLFPSATLAEGLAADASPTAHFLVRLRVIHPIVATGTFLYLVMASALISAARPDARVRRAALALVVSLAVQMGAGLLNLALLAPVWMQLVHLLLADVAWIALVLLGASALGAPRASAVTRAAIA from the coding sequence GTGACCGAGACGAGCCGTATTGCGTCGTTCGCGCGCTTCTCGTGGGGCGTCCTCGCCTACAACCTCGGCGTCATCCTCTGGGGTGCGTTCGTGCGCGCCACCGGCTCGGGCGCGGGCTGCGGCTCGCACTGGCCCGACTGCAACGGCGAGATCCTCCCGCGCGCCGAGTCGATCGAGACCGCGATCGAGCTCACGCACCGCCTCACGTCGGGGCTCGCGCTGGTGCTCGTGCTCGTCCAGGTCGGGTGGGCGCTGCGCCTCTTCGAGCGCGGTCACCTCGCGCGCCGCGCGGCGATCGCAGGGGTGATCCTGATGCTCACCGAGGCTGCGCTCGGCGCGGGCATCGTGCTGCTCGAGTACGTCGCGGACGACGCGAGCGCGGGCCGCGCCGCGTGGATGGCGCTGCACCTCGTCAACACGTTCCTGCTCGTCGCAGCGCTCGCGCTCACCGCGTGGTGGGCGGACGCGGAGCGCGCGTCGCGCGCGCTCGACGCGGGCGGTGGCGTCGGCTGGTACGTCGCGATCGGCGCGCTCGCGCTCGTGGTCACCGGGATGGCCGGCGCGGTCACCGCGCTCGGCGACACGCTCTTCCCGTCGGCGACGCTCGCCGAGGGCCTCGCCGCCGACGCCTCGCCCACCGCGCACTTCCTGGTGCGGCTGCGCGTGATCCACCCGATCGTCGCGACCGGCACGTTCCTCTACCTCGTCATGGCGAGCGCGCTCATCAGCGCCGCGCGACCCGACGCGCGCGTGCGCCGCGCCGCGCTCGCGCTCGTGGTCTCGCTCGCGGTGCAGATGGGCGCGGGGCTGCTCAACCTCGCGCTGCTCGCGCCGGTGTGGATGCAGCTCGTGCATCTCCTGCTCGCCGACGTCGCGTGGATCGCGCTCGTGCTGCTCGGTGCGAGCGCGCTCGGCGCGCCGCGCGCCAGCGCGGTCACGCGCGCTGCGATCGCCTGA
- a CDS encoding FG-GAP repeat domain-containing protein yields the protein MRRRFAAMLAVSIQACALEFPVELLDGGAPDEIDAHVDVIDAPSDAGHDAQVDAGHDAQVDAGIDATIPDAAPSDQHPLACVGTGTFSWEHVPSGSISRSDPEGGIVDVAMLELATSRRGAVLFLQSGGLRDGTGSSGLALYEDETSPCPGLAPGAPSYGGTADRAISRVLATTLRGAPAMITVSDVGTAGAHVMRDGTSEFATELDAEAALLASRSPRGVAVGDLDGDRVEDLVLVGHPDARIALLGGSRAITPVSEVRHAGRAWLVDVDGDGALDLIAGPDASQASPPRADLATLPGALLLGDGHGGLAPPEGTDGTFAALSSDGPVAIVDIDVDGDPDVVQWRRGPNRAELLRNESTPGVVRFGEPERVEPIGGADVVSFSTFGMRSSTAVADVDLDGAPDVVALGSHHWVLIRGGTAVPRMHVGSSFTDASRRVIDPPRFALGDAEGDGDLDFAIVLRDDASTYAYMMLGEGGGARTVAIDVRGAPSAGTQVCIAHEGALSGGGGCGGTLGHSLGVASTAQSDPTPVRSFYVPSPIERVDARVIVRVPGGARIVDVPGLAVGVRHVVTIPD from the coding sequence GTGAGACGCCGCTTCGCCGCGATGCTCGCGGTCTCGATCCAGGCGTGCGCGCTCGAGTTCCCGGTCGAGCTGCTCGACGGCGGGGCGCCCGACGAGATCGACGCGCACGTGGACGTCATCGACGCGCCGAGCGACGCCGGGCACGACGCGCAGGTCGACGCCGGGCACGACGCGCAGGTCGACGCCGGCATCGACGCGACCATCCCCGACGCCGCGCCCTCGGATCAGCACCCGCTCGCGTGCGTGGGCACCGGCACCTTCTCGTGGGAGCACGTGCCCTCGGGCTCGATCTCGCGCAGCGATCCCGAGGGCGGCATCGTCGACGTCGCGATGCTCGAGCTCGCCACGTCGCGCCGCGGCGCCGTGCTCTTCCTGCAGTCGGGCGGCCTGCGCGACGGCACCGGATCGAGCGGGCTCGCGCTCTACGAGGACGAGACGAGCCCGTGCCCGGGGCTCGCGCCGGGCGCGCCTTCGTACGGCGGCACTGCGGATCGCGCGATCTCGCGCGTGCTCGCGACGACGCTACGCGGCGCGCCCGCGATGATCACGGTGAGCGACGTCGGGACGGCCGGCGCGCACGTGATGCGCGACGGGACGAGCGAGTTCGCCACCGAGCTCGACGCCGAGGCCGCGCTGCTCGCGTCGAGGAGCCCGCGCGGCGTCGCGGTCGGCGATCTCGATGGTGATCGCGTCGAGGATCTCGTGCTCGTCGGGCACCCCGACGCGCGCATCGCGCTGCTGGGGGGCTCGCGCGCGATCACGCCGGTGTCCGAGGTGCGCCACGCCGGGCGCGCGTGGCTCGTCGACGTCGACGGGGACGGCGCGCTCGATCTGATCGCGGGCCCCGACGCATCGCAGGCTTCGCCGCCGCGCGCCGATCTCGCGACGCTCCCCGGCGCGCTGCTGCTCGGCGACGGTCACGGCGGGCTCGCGCCGCCGGAGGGCACCGACGGCACGTTCGCCGCGCTCTCGTCCGATGGACCGGTCGCGATCGTCGATATCGACGTCGATGGAGATCCCGACGTCGTGCAGTGGCGGAGAGGGCCGAACCGCGCCGAGCTGCTGCGCAACGAGAGCACGCCGGGCGTGGTGCGCTTCGGCGAGCCCGAGCGCGTCGAGCCGATCGGCGGCGCGGACGTGGTGTCGTTCTCGACGTTCGGCATGCGCAGCAGCACGGCGGTCGCGGACGTCGATCTCGACGGAGCGCCCGACGTCGTCGCGCTCGGATCGCACCACTGGGTGCTGATCCGCGGCGGCACGGCGGTGCCGCGCATGCACGTGGGCTCGAGCTTCACCGACGCGAGCCGGCGCGTGATCGATCCGCCGCGCTTCGCGCTCGGCGACGCCGAAGGCGACGGAGATCTCGACTTCGCGATCGTGCTGCGCGACGACGCGTCGACGTACGCGTACATGATGCTGGGCGAGGGCGGCGGCGCGCGCACCGTCGCGATCGACGTGCGCGGCGCGCCGAGCGCGGGCACGCAGGTGTGCATCGCGCACGAGGGCGCGCTCTCGGGCGGCGGCGGCTGTGGTGGGACGCTGGGTCACTCGCTCGGCGTCGCGAGCACCGCGCAGTCGGACCCCACGCCGGTGCGCAGCTTCTACGTTCCTTCACCGATCGAGCGCGTCGATGCGCGCGTGATCGTGCGCGTCCCCGGCGGCGCGCGGATCGTCGATGTGCCGGGGCTCGCGGTCGGGGTGCGGCACGTGGTGACGATCCCCGACTGA
- a CDS encoding glutathione S-transferase family protein, which translates to MTITITAFERSPDGGKGLARDTRVRWALEEVQLPYEVRLVSFAAMKEAAHLARHPFGQIPTYEHGDLTLFESGSIVLHIAEHHAGLLPAEPHARARAITWMFAALSTVEPPIVELVTARLFESDRPWSEERLPVVQERVRGRLRQLAARLGDDPWLDGAFSAGDLMMVSVLLRLRASGLLAEFPSLAAYVERGEARPAYQRAFAAQAAINTR; encoded by the coding sequence ATGACGATCACGATCACCGCGTTCGAACGCTCGCCCGACGGCGGCAAGGGGCTGGCGCGCGACACGCGCGTGCGCTGGGCGCTCGAGGAGGTGCAGCTGCCGTACGAGGTCCGCCTCGTCTCGTTCGCTGCGATGAAGGAGGCGGCGCACCTGGCGCGCCATCCGTTCGGACAGATCCCGACCTACGAGCACGGCGACCTGACGCTCTTCGAGTCGGGCTCGATCGTGCTCCACATCGCCGAGCACCACGCGGGGCTGCTGCCCGCCGAGCCGCACGCGCGTGCGCGGGCGATCACGTGGATGTTCGCCGCGCTCAGCACGGTGGAGCCGCCGATCGTCGAGCTCGTGACCGCGCGGCTCTTCGAGAGCGATCGCCCGTGGTCCGAGGAGCGCCTCCCGGTGGTCCAGGAACGCGTCCGCGGCCGGCTTCGCCAGCTCGCCGCGCGGCTCGGCGACGACCCCTGGCTCGACGGTGCGTTCAGCGCGGGTGACCTGATGATGGTCTCGGTGCTGCTGCGGCTCCGGGCCTCGGGACTGCTCGCGGAATTCCCGAGCCTCGCCGCCTACGTGGAGCGTGGCGAGGCACGCCCCGCCTACCAGCGAGCGTTCGCGGCGCAGGCGGCGATCAACACGCGCTGA
- a CDS encoding flagellar biosynthetic protein FliO — protein MFLLLQAELPGGYGVALLQSLLALAAVCVLAWVVLRWASQRGLGTFARGTRVKVIERVPLDARRTLWLVKVGGKVLLIGAGDGASPTTLTELREDELPDEPITTKGATFVEVLRRAASGAPKRVEARPEETERPP, from the coding sequence ATGTTCCTGCTGCTCCAGGCCGAGCTGCCGGGCGGATACGGCGTGGCGCTGCTGCAGTCGCTGCTCGCGCTCGCCGCGGTGTGCGTGCTCGCGTGGGTGGTGCTGCGGTGGGCGTCGCAGCGGGGGCTCGGGACGTTCGCGCGCGGGACGCGGGTGAAGGTGATCGAGCGTGTGCCGCTCGATGCGCGGCGCACGCTGTGGCTCGTGAAGGTCGGCGGGAAGGTGCTCTTGATCGGCGCGGGCGACGGCGCGTCGCCGACGACGCTGACCGAGCTGCGCGAGGACGAGCTTCCCGACGAGCCGATCACGACGAAGGGCGCGACGTTCGTCGAGGTGCTGCGTCGCGCGGCGAGCGGAGCGCCGAAGCGCGTCGAGGCGCGCCCGGAGGAGACCGAGCGTCCGCCGTAG
- a CDS encoding serine/threonine-protein kinase has translation MPSHLPEPGAQVERYTVLFEVARGGMAVVYAARRTGIGGFDKVVALKLMSPAMVTERRYVDMFLDEARIAARIDHPNVVQVFEVGEHEQLPFLVMEFVQGVAFTDVLRATPPPPLAIRAAILAGAARGLHAAHETLGADGAPLGLVHRDVSPHNVLVGFDGRVKVADFGIAAARGRITHTASGELKGKMSYLAPEQITRERTTDRRADVWSLGVMTWETFALRRLFAGDDDAQRMFAVLRAPIPDLREIDPEVPVEIAEITARALSRDVDARLATAEELAAALEGAAMRLGGANVASWMGARFEEKTIAIRARLDATPSAPEEGDATIVATPASWPSPELEATRTDPEVARPPARRAPIVAGVLGLVMLAAIALWRIAATPESEPVVRPVAAAPGEVPAPSIEAAPLAPPPPAVAPAAVAVSQPEPEPLPTSRPRPRERARDRARRAEPETRAPQATSEPTPRRDLLPNPF, from the coding sequence ATGCCATCGCACCTTCCCGAGCCCGGCGCGCAGGTCGAGCGCTACACGGTGCTCTTCGAGGTCGCCCGGGGCGGGATGGCCGTCGTGTACGCGGCGCGTCGCACCGGGATCGGCGGGTTCGACAAGGTCGTCGCGCTCAAGCTGATGTCGCCGGCGATGGTGACCGAGCGTCGCTACGTCGACATGTTCCTCGACGAGGCGCGCATCGCGGCGCGCATCGATCATCCGAACGTCGTGCAGGTGTTCGAGGTGGGCGAGCACGAGCAGCTGCCCTTCCTCGTGATGGAGTTCGTGCAGGGCGTCGCGTTCACCGACGTGCTGCGCGCGACGCCTCCTCCGCCGCTCGCGATCCGCGCTGCGATCCTCGCTGGCGCGGCGCGCGGTCTCCACGCTGCGCACGAGACGCTGGGCGCCGATGGCGCCCCCCTCGGGCTCGTGCATCGCGACGTGAGCCCGCACAACGTGCTCGTCGGCTTCGACGGGCGCGTGAAGGTCGCGGACTTCGGGATCGCCGCGGCGCGCGGGCGCATCACGCACACCGCGTCGGGCGAGCTCAAGGGCAAGATGTCGTACCTCGCGCCGGAGCAGATCACGCGCGAGCGGACGACCGATCGGCGCGCGGACGTGTGGTCGCTCGGCGTGATGACGTGGGAGACGTTCGCGCTGCGGCGGCTCTTCGCGGGCGACGACGATGCGCAGCGCATGTTCGCGGTGCTGCGCGCGCCGATCCCGGATCTGCGCGAGATCGACCCCGAGGTGCCAGTGGAGATCGCGGAGATCACGGCGCGCGCGCTGAGCCGCGACGTCGACGCGCGGCTCGCGACCGCGGAGGAGCTCGCGGCGGCGCTCGAGGGCGCGGCGATGCGGCTCGGCGGGGCGAACGTCGCGTCGTGGATGGGCGCACGGTTCGAGGAGAAGACGATCGCGATCCGCGCGCGGCTCGATGCGACGCCGAGCGCGCCCGAGGAGGGCGACGCGACGATCGTCGCGACACCGGCGTCGTGGCCGTCGCCCGAGCTCGAGGCGACGCGCACCGACCCCGAGGTCGCGCGTCCGCCCGCGCGGCGCGCGCCGATCGTCGCGGGTGTGCTCGGCCTCGTGATGCTCGCGGCGATCGCGCTGTGGCGGATCGCTGCGACGCCGGAGAGCGAGCCCGTGGTGCGCCCCGTCGCGGCGGCTCCCGGCGAGGTGCCCGCGCCATCGATCGAGGCGGCACCGCTCGCGCCGCCGCCTCCGGCGGTCGCGCCTGCGGCCGTCGCGGTGTCGCAGCCCGAGCCGGAGCCGCTGCCCACGTCCCGCCCGCGGCCGCGTGAGCGTGCGCGGGATCGCGCGCGACGCGCCGAGCCCGAGACGCGCGCGCCGCAGGCCACGAGCGAGCCCACGCCGCGCCGCGATCTGCTGCCGAACCCGTTCTGA
- a CDS encoding sigma 54-interacting transcriptional regulator, with protein sequence MSAESTVPRRTTAQPVRSVRARIVAGPDAGRVAALEDERIGVGTAEGNALRVADRTVSRYHLELRREGARIEVRDLGSTNGTHIGPVLVRHGVVSVAPGTEIALGDTRLVLEDGEYVVQRLAEGDQLGGLRGKSRAMRRLYAEIDALAQSDVSVLLVGESGTGKELVARALHDLGPRAQGPFVTVDATTLVPTLYASELYGHERGAFTGADRRHVGAFERAQGGTLFLDEIGEVPAPLQAGLLGALERRSIRRVGGRDEIAIDVRVVAATHRDLRAAVNAGTFRLDLYYRLAVVALEVPPLRERASDIPLLIEHFLREAGYEGRVDALFPPDVLAALGAHGWPGNVRELRNAVERAIALGMPPESIAPHGSDDVDALFEGRYREARRAVLDDFERRYLARLLERTGGNVRAAAREAELDRTYLTDLLKRHGLKP encoded by the coding sequence ATGAGCGCCGAGTCCACCGTCCCGCGCCGCACCACCGCGCAGCCCGTGCGCAGCGTCCGCGCGCGCATCGTCGCAGGTCCCGACGCCGGCCGTGTCGCCGCGCTCGAGGACGAGCGCATCGGCGTCGGCACCGCCGAGGGCAACGCGCTGCGCGTCGCGGATCGCACGGTGTCGCGATACCACCTCGAGCTGCGGCGCGAGGGCGCGCGCATCGAGGTGCGCGATCTCGGCTCGACGAACGGCACGCACATCGGGCCGGTGCTGGTGCGTCACGGCGTCGTGAGCGTCGCGCCGGGGACCGAGATCGCGCTCGGCGACACGCGTCTCGTGCTCGAGGACGGCGAGTACGTCGTGCAGCGGCTCGCGGAGGGCGATCAGCTCGGCGGGCTGCGCGGCAAGTCGCGCGCGATGCGGCGGCTCTACGCAGAGATCGACGCGCTGGCGCAGAGCGACGTGTCGGTGCTGCTCGTCGGCGAGTCCGGCACGGGCAAGGAGCTCGTCGCGCGCGCGCTGCACGATCTCGGGCCGCGCGCGCAGGGCCCTTTCGTGACCGTCGACGCGACGACGCTGGTGCCCACGCTCTACGCGAGCGAGCTCTACGGGCACGAGCGCGGCGCGTTCACCGGCGCGGACCGACGGCACGTCGGCGCGTTCGAGCGCGCGCAGGGCGGCACGCTCTTCCTCGACGAGATCGGCGAGGTCCCCGCGCCGCTGCAGGCGGGTCTGCTCGGCGCGCTCGAGCGGCGCAGCATCCGGCGCGTCGGCGGCCGCGACGAGATCGCGATCGACGTGCGCGTCGTCGCCGCGACGCATCGCGATCTGCGCGCGGCGGTCAACGCGGGCACGTTCCGGCTCGATCTCTACTACCGCCTCGCGGTGGTCGCGCTCGAGGTGCCGCCGCTGCGCGAGCGCGCGTCCGACATCCCGCTGCTCATCGAGCACTTCCTGCGCGAGGCGGGCTACGAGGGGCGCGTCGACGCGCTCTTCCCGCCCGACGTCCTCGCCGCGCTCGGCGCCCACGGATGGCCCGGGAACGTGCGCGAATTGCGCAACGCAGTGGAGCGCGCGATCGCGCTCGGCATGCCGCCCGAGTCGATCGCGCCGCACGGGAGCGACGACGTCGACGCGCTGTTCGAGGGGCGATACCGCGAAGCGCGGCGCGCGGTGCTCGACGACTTCGAGCGCCGCTATCTCGCGCGCCTGCTCGAGCGCACCGGAGGCAACGTCCGCGCGGCCGCGCGCGAGGCCGAGCTCGATCGCACGTACCTCACCGACCTCCTCAAGCGACACGGGCTCAAGCCGTGA
- a CDS encoding FG-GAP repeat domain-containing protein, with the protein MRRSLALATSAWIAMATFVSGCLVSFDLPSDAGPSDASSTPRDASLDAARADAAPLPFEPFPPFDAGPPRGRNALSFSRVALGIQDAHAARGGTQIFDVDLNDHDGDGDLDVIVLDRGGLPPQADAAAPPSTMLRSAIVEANDVRFDDVTTSVFATEGFEWDLSGQDWLFFAPLAPSLLLAPQYFGAGWAYEVASPLRFTVAERFPGGVNELAGEGFAAGDVNGDGRPDVLATSWGRPTQLFLRTASGGWEERSEFPHDLVSTRSAWLADFDDDGRLDLLTMPYAETLVAREWPASLPPIETHLMRGLPGGDFESTRGTAALEDEALNVGIGAVGDFDGDGRLDVFQAGRRVPPESARPISPDAPTEIRVLFNEGGMQFTPVTIDLALPARIVDHAIVADLDNDGDLDVAMLADGLRVYLSDGARGFTFAQFTGVFHEEGVAAGDVDLDGDVDVLEHGFEEVDVLRNGTNGSDFLEVWLRGGDASPEAIGASIRVVPAGRGGEEGAPILARRDVLSSSAQPVGYALHVGLPAGAERAFDLEVRWPGETTPHVVRDVPRGARLRVRRP; encoded by the coding sequence GTGCGGCGTTCGCTCGCGCTCGCCACGAGCGCCTGGATCGCGATGGCGACCTTCGTGTCGGGCTGTCTCGTGAGCTTCGATCTCCCGAGCGACGCGGGGCCCTCCGACGCGAGCAGCACACCGCGCGACGCGAGCCTCGACGCAGCGCGCGCCGACGCGGCGCCCCTGCCCTTCGAGCCCTTTCCGCCGTTCGACGCGGGGCCTCCGCGCGGGCGCAACGCGCTGAGCTTCTCGCGCGTGGCGCTGGGCATCCAGGACGCGCACGCCGCGCGCGGCGGCACGCAGATCTTCGACGTCGATCTCAACGACCACGACGGCGACGGTGATCTCGACGTGATCGTGCTCGACCGCGGCGGCCTGCCGCCGCAAGCGGACGCGGCGGCGCCGCCGAGCACCATGCTGCGCAGCGCGATCGTCGAGGCGAACGACGTGCGCTTCGACGACGTGACGACGAGCGTGTTCGCCACCGAGGGCTTCGAGTGGGACCTCTCGGGGCAGGACTGGCTCTTCTTCGCGCCGCTCGCGCCGAGCCTGCTCCTCGCGCCGCAGTACTTCGGCGCGGGGTGGGCGTACGAGGTCGCGTCGCCGCTGCGCTTCACCGTCGCGGAGCGCTTTCCCGGCGGCGTGAACGAGCTCGCCGGCGAGGGCTTCGCCGCGGGCGACGTGAACGGCGATGGGCGCCCCGACGTGCTCGCGACGAGCTGGGGCCGGCCGACGCAGCTCTTCCTGCGCACCGCGAGCGGCGGCTGGGAGGAGCGCTCGGAGTTCCCGCACGACCTCGTGTCGACGCGCAGCGCGTGGCTCGCCGACTTCGACGACGACGGGCGGCTCGATCTGCTCACGATGCCGTACGCCGAGACGCTCGTGGCGCGCGAGTGGCCCGCGTCGCTGCCGCCGATCGAGACGCACCTGATGCGCGGCCTGCCGGGAGGAGACTTCGAGAGCACGCGCGGCACGGCGGCGCTCGAGGACGAGGCGCTCAACGTCGGCATCGGCGCGGTCGGCGACTTCGACGGCGACGGGCGGCTCGACGTGTTCCAGGCGGGGCGGCGCGTCCCGCCCGAGAGCGCGCGCCCGATCTCGCCGGACGCACCGACCGAGATCCGCGTGCTCTTCAACGAGGGCGGGATGCAGTTCACGCCGGTCACGATCGATCTCGCGCTGCCGGCGCGCATCGTCGATCACGCGATCGTCGCGGACCTCGACAACGACGGTGATCTCGACGTCGCGATGCTCGCGGACGGGCTGCGCGTGTACCTGAGCGACGGCGCGCGCGGCTTCACGTTCGCGCAGTTCACCGGCGTCTTCCACGAAGAGGGCGTCGCGGCCGGGGACGTCGATCTCGACGGCGACGTCGACGTGCTCGAGCACGGCTTCGAGGAGGTCGACGTGCTGCGCAACGGCACGAACGGGAGCGACTTCCTCGAGGTGTGGCTGCGCGGCGGAGACGCGAGCCCGGAGGCGATCGGCGCGAGCATCCGCGTGGTGCCCGCGGGCCGCGGTGGCGAGGAGGGCGCGCCGATCCTCGCGCGGCGCGACGTGCTCTCGAGCTCGGCGCAGCCCGTCGGGTACGCGCTCCACGTGGGGCTGCCCGCCGGCGCGGAGCGCGCGTTCGACCTCGAGGTGCGCTGGCCCGGCGAGACGACGCCGCACGTCGTGCGCGACGTCCCGCGCGGCGCGCGGCTGCGCGTGCGCCGGCCCTGA
- a CDS encoding tetratricopeptide repeat protein: MRALVLALALLIALVPAAQAQDDEARRTAREAYRRGEDAFARGEHELALALFRELYERTGHDAVRYNVGVCLEQLGRAREARVEFLAVAESEAVPAETRAQALEAAARVRARLAAIEVRGAPDAAGVTIDGVRVCALPCDELIDPGAHTIALDVPDGPSERIEIAAGATRTVELVVVAREVVPHPAPIPPASSGASLGPLTVIGASLVAIGAGGVIGFGVYTMDLKSRFDAMPTQPLADEGNTMAALTNASIGVLALGGALVLIDVILVATSGPPERAVSLEGGTLRVAF, from the coding sequence ATGCGCGCGCTCGTCCTCGCCCTCGCGCTGCTGATCGCGCTCGTGCCCGCGGCGCAGGCGCAGGACGACGAGGCGCGTCGCACGGCGCGCGAGGCCTACCGGCGCGGCGAGGACGCGTTCGCGCGCGGCGAGCACGAGCTCGCGCTCGCGCTCTTCCGTGAGCTCTACGAGCGCACGGGGCACGACGCGGTCCGCTACAACGTCGGCGTGTGCCTCGAGCAGCTCGGCCGCGCGCGCGAGGCGCGCGTCGAGTTCCTCGCGGTCGCGGAGAGCGAAGCCGTGCCCGCGGAGACGCGCGCGCAGGCGCTCGAGGCCGCGGCGCGCGTGCGTGCGCGGCTCGCGGCGATCGAGGTGCGCGGCGCGCCCGACGCGGCCGGCGTGACGATCGACGGGGTGCGCGTCTGCGCGCTGCCGTGCGACGAGCTGATCGATCCCGGCGCGCACACGATCGCGCTCGACGTGCCCGACGGACCGAGCGAGCGGATCGAGATCGCGGCGGGCGCGACGCGCACGGTCGAGCTCGTCGTCGTCGCGCGCGAGGTCGTGCCCCATCCCGCGCCGATCCCGCCCGCGTCGAGCGGTGCGTCGCTCGGGCCGCTCACGGTGATCGGCGCGTCGCTCGTCGCGATCGGCGCGGGCGGTGTGATCGGCTTCGGCGTGTACACGATGGACCTCAAGTCGCGCTTCGATGCGATGCCGACCCAACCGCTCGCCGACGAAGGCAACACGATGGCGGCGCTCACCAACGCGTCGATCGGGGTCCTCGCGCTGGGCGGAGCGCTCGTGCTGATCGACGTGATCCTCGTCGCGACGAGCGGGCCGCCCGAGCGCGCGGTGTCGCTCGAGGGCGGCACGCTGCGCGTCGCGTTCTGA